The proteins below come from a single Burkholderia humptydooensis genomic window:
- the rpsU gene encoding 30S ribosomal protein S21, with protein sequence MTTILLKENEPFEVAIRRFRRAIEKNGLIAELRERQAYEKPTAVRKRKKAAAVKRLHKRLRSQMLPKKLH encoded by the coding sequence ATGACGACGATTCTTTTGAAAGAAAACGAGCCGTTCGAAGTGGCGATTCGCCGCTTCCGCCGCGCCATCGAGAAGAACGGCCTGATCGCCGAGCTGCGCGAGCGCCAGGCATACGAAAAGCCGACCGCCGTGCGCAAGCGCAAGAAGGCGGCTGCGGTGAAGCGCCTGCACAAGCGCCTGCGCAGCCAGATGCTGCCGAAGAAGCTCCACTAA
- a CDS encoding DNA-3-methyladenine glycosylase I — MPKQERCSWVKTEADAHYHDTEWGVPSHDDRHLFEMLVLEGAQAGLSWSTILNKRAGYRAAFADFDVDKVARFTPKRIDELVLDASIVRNRAKIEAAVANARAVQQIRAEHGSLAAFLWSFVDHAPLQNAWASYRDAPASTERSDALSKALKRYGCKFVGSTICYALMQATGMVNDHERTCPCHTRCAALGEKASRKRKPAA; from the coding sequence ATGCCGAAGCAGGAACGCTGCAGTTGGGTAAAAACCGAAGCGGACGCTCACTATCACGATACCGAATGGGGCGTGCCGTCGCACGACGACCGGCATCTATTCGAAATGCTCGTGCTCGAAGGCGCGCAAGCGGGCCTGTCTTGGTCGACGATCTTGAACAAGCGCGCCGGCTACCGCGCGGCGTTTGCCGACTTCGACGTCGACAAGGTCGCCCGCTTCACGCCGAAGCGGATCGACGAACTGGTGCTCGATGCGAGCATCGTGCGCAACCGCGCGAAGATCGAGGCGGCCGTCGCCAACGCGCGCGCGGTCCAGCAGATCCGCGCGGAGCACGGCTCGCTCGCCGCGTTCCTGTGGTCGTTCGTCGATCATGCGCCGCTGCAGAACGCGTGGGCGTCGTACCGCGACGCGCCGGCGTCGACCGAGCGCTCGGACGCGCTCAGCAAGGCGCTCAAGCGCTACGGCTGCAAGTTCGTCGGCTCGACGATCTGCTATGCGCTGATGCAGGCGACGGGCATGGTCAACGATCACGAAAGAACCTGCCCGTGCCACACGCGCTGCGCGGCGCTCGGCGAGAAGGCCAGCAGAAAGAGAAAGCCGGCCGCCTGA
- a CDS encoding BadF/BadG/BcrA/BcrD ATPase family protein, which translates to MGNDIFLIGIDGGGTGTRAVLADARGRELAQGSAGPSGLALGIEAAWRSIEAASADACARAGVAFDWRHCVLGCGLAGVNHREWLNAFRASAPLAAFVVESDAYTTVVGAHGGGPGVIVALGTGSIAAALDASGACRIAGGYGFPSGDEASGAWLGLRALSYAQQALDGRAPLDALARALVAHTGASGRDALVVWSCEANQTAYAGLAPIVLAHRDHPAAARWIEQAGIEIARMIDALDPAAALPVALCGGLAEALASAVPEPHRARLVAPQADSAHGALRLAEREAARLGLAAPR; encoded by the coding sequence ATGGGCAACGACATTTTTCTGATCGGCATCGACGGCGGCGGCACCGGCACGCGCGCGGTGCTCGCCGATGCGCGCGGGCGCGAGCTTGCGCAGGGCAGCGCCGGGCCTTCCGGGCTCGCGCTCGGCATAGAGGCCGCGTGGCGCTCGATCGAGGCTGCCAGCGCGGACGCTTGCGCGCGCGCTGGCGTCGCGTTCGACTGGCGGCATTGCGTGCTCGGCTGCGGGCTTGCCGGCGTGAATCATCGCGAGTGGCTGAACGCATTCCGTGCGAGCGCGCCGCTTGCCGCATTCGTGGTGGAAAGCGATGCGTATACGACCGTCGTCGGCGCGCACGGCGGCGGGCCGGGCGTGATCGTCGCGCTCGGCACGGGCAGCATCGCGGCCGCGCTCGATGCGTCGGGCGCATGCCGGATTGCGGGCGGATACGGCTTTCCTTCCGGCGACGAGGCGAGCGGCGCGTGGCTCGGCTTGCGCGCGCTGTCGTACGCGCAGCAGGCGCTCGACGGCCGTGCGCCGCTCGACGCGCTCGCCCGGGCGCTCGTCGCGCACACGGGCGCGTCCGGCCGCGATGCGCTCGTCGTCTGGTCGTGCGAAGCGAATCAAACCGCATATGCGGGGCTCGCGCCGATCGTGCTCGCCCATCGCGACCACCCGGCGGCCGCGCGCTGGATCGAGCAGGCGGGCATCGAGATCGCGAGGATGATCGACGCGCTCGATCCGGCGGCGGCGCTACCCGTCGCGTTGTGCGGCGGGCTGGCGGAGGCGCTTGCGAGTGCGGTGCCCGAACCGCACCGCGCGCGGCTCGTCGCGCCGCAAGCCGATTCCGCGCACGGCGCGCTGCGGCTCGCCGAACGGGAAGCGGCGCGGCTCGGGCTCGCGGCGCCGCGCTGA
- a CDS encoding Cof-type HAD-IIB family hydrolase, protein MYKVIATDLDGTLLNSDHQLDPYTIDTVRRLAEGGVPFVIATGRHYADVAGIRDVLGIRPYLITSNGARVHAPDDTRIHAQDVPADAVRQLVRPELVGTHGRVIVNLFTNDGWLIDRDAPHLLAFHQDSGFRYDVIDMLSHDGADIAKVLYIGEPEDLAIVSDNLARQFGGALYVTYSLPDCLEVMTANVSKGRALRVVLERLGVDPAHCVAFGDNMNDIDLLETAGHPFMMNNANPDLVVRLPKVPRIGNNFEAGVARHLRALFALEDSTTH, encoded by the coding sequence ATGTATAAAGTCATCGCCACCGATCTCGACGGAACCCTGCTCAACAGCGACCACCAGCTCGATCCTTATACGATCGATACCGTGCGGCGGCTCGCGGAAGGCGGCGTGCCCTTCGTGATCGCAACCGGGCGCCACTACGCGGACGTCGCCGGCATTCGGGACGTACTAGGCATTCGCCCTTACCTGATCACATCGAACGGCGCGCGCGTGCACGCGCCGGACGACACGCGGATCCACGCGCAGGACGTGCCCGCCGACGCGGTGCGGCAACTGGTGCGGCCCGAACTCGTCGGCACGCACGGCCGCGTGATCGTCAATCTGTTCACGAACGACGGCTGGCTGATCGACCGAGACGCGCCGCATCTGCTCGCATTCCATCAGGATTCCGGATTTCGCTACGACGTCATCGACATGCTGTCGCACGACGGCGCGGACATCGCGAAGGTGCTGTACATCGGCGAGCCCGAGGATCTGGCCATCGTGTCGGACAACCTCGCGCGCCAGTTCGGCGGTGCGCTGTACGTCACGTATTCGCTGCCTGACTGCCTCGAGGTGATGACCGCGAACGTATCGAAGGGGCGTGCGCTGCGCGTCGTGCTCGAGCGGCTCGGCGTCGATCCCGCGCACTGCGTCGCGTTCGGCGACAACATGAACGATATCGATCTGCTCGAGACGGCCGGGCATCCGTTCATGATGAACAATGCGAATCCCGATCTCGTCGTGCGCCTGCCGAAGGTGCCGCGAATCGGCAACAACTTCGAAGCGGGCGTCGCGCGTCATCTGCGCGCGCTGTTCGCGCTCGAGGATTCCACCACGCACTGA
- the aqpZ gene encoding aquaporin Z encodes MKLPQRLAAEVFGTFWLVLGGCGSAVLAAAFPGLGIGFAGVALAFGLTVLTMAFAIGHVSGCHLNPAVSVGLTVAGRFPARDLVPYIVAQVVGATLGAFVLYLIATGKPGFDVVGSGFATNGYDARSPGHYSLAAAFICEVVLTGFFLFVILGSTDKRAPAGFAPIAIGLCLTLIHLISIPVTNTSVNPARSTGPALFVGGEAIGQLWLFWVAPIIGAAIAGVVYPLVAGRDES; translated from the coding sequence ATGAAATTACCTCAGCGTCTCGCAGCGGAAGTGTTCGGCACGTTCTGGCTCGTCCTCGGCGGCTGTGGCAGCGCCGTTCTGGCGGCCGCTTTTCCGGGCCTCGGCATCGGCTTTGCCGGAGTCGCATTGGCATTCGGCCTGACCGTTCTGACGATGGCGTTCGCGATCGGCCACGTTTCCGGGTGTCACCTGAATCCGGCCGTGAGCGTCGGCCTGACGGTGGCGGGACGTTTCCCGGCCCGCGATCTCGTGCCGTACATCGTCGCGCAGGTCGTCGGCGCCACGCTCGGCGCGTTCGTGCTGTATCTGATCGCGACCGGCAAGCCGGGCTTCGACGTCGTCGGCAGCGGCTTCGCGACGAACGGCTATGACGCGCGCTCGCCCGGCCATTACTCGCTCGCGGCCGCGTTCATCTGCGAAGTCGTGCTGACGGGCTTCTTCCTGTTCGTGATCCTCGGCTCGACCGACAAGCGCGCGCCGGCCGGCTTCGCGCCGATCGCGATCGGCCTGTGCCTCACGCTGATCCACCTGATCTCGATCCCGGTGACGAACACGTCGGTGAACCCGGCGCGCTCGACGGGCCCGGCGCTCTTCGTCGGCGGCGAGGCGATCGGCCAACTGTGGCTGTTCTGGGTGGCGCCCATCATCGGCGCGGCGATCGCGGGCGTCGTGTATCCGCTCGTCGCGGGGCGCGACGAAAGCTGA
- a CDS encoding H-NS histone family protein — translation MSQYAKIKAQIVELQAQAEEVRRQEIAAVVAELQGKIAEYGLTAQDLGFAERARRGRPPKKGPLPPKYRDPKSGSTWSGRGKPPHWIVGKNRERFLIG, via the coding sequence ATGTCTCAGTACGCGAAAATCAAGGCGCAGATCGTGGAGCTGCAGGCCCAGGCCGAAGAAGTGCGTCGCCAGGAGATCGCGGCCGTGGTCGCCGAACTGCAAGGCAAGATCGCCGAGTACGGGCTCACGGCACAGGACTTGGGATTTGCCGAGCGGGCACGGCGCGGCCGTCCGCCGAAGAAGGGGCCGCTGCCCCCCAAGTACCGCGATCCGAAGTCGGGCAGCACGTGGAGCGGCCGCGGGAAGCCCCCGCATTGGATCGTCGGCAAAAACCGCGAGCGCTTTTTGATCGGCTGA
- a CDS encoding glycosyltransferase family 4 protein, whose protein sequence is MRIAQIAPLYEAVPPKLYGGTERVVSYLTEALVEMGHDVTLFASGDSVTSARLEAAWPRALRLDPSIRDAMAPHMRLLEQVARAAHTFDILHFHLDYLPFPLLSRLDAPFVTTLHGRLDLPELQPVFDAFPNAPVVSISDSQRTPLPQAGWAGTVYHGLPDTLLTPQAGRQPEYLAFLGRICPEKRVDTAIRIAAQSGLPLKIAAKVDKVDEDYFKAEIEPLLDSAHVEFIGEINEAQKPAFLSGAKALLFPIDWPEPFGLVMIEAMACGTPVVAFNRGSVPEVIDDGLTGFIVEDVQGAVGALHRIDELSRDAIRAQFEQRFSSHAMARRYIDIYETLRDASKQPQWRRVAAG, encoded by the coding sequence ATGCGCATTGCCCAAATCGCCCCGCTCTACGAAGCCGTTCCGCCCAAACTCTATGGGGGCACCGAGCGGGTCGTGTCCTACCTGACCGAGGCGCTCGTCGAAATGGGGCACGACGTCACGCTGTTCGCGAGCGGGGATTCCGTCACGTCGGCGCGCCTCGAAGCCGCATGGCCGCGCGCGCTGCGCCTCGATCCGTCGATCCGCGATGCGATGGCGCCCCATATGCGCCTGCTCGAGCAGGTCGCGCGCGCCGCGCACACGTTCGACATCCTGCATTTCCACCTCGACTATCTGCCGTTCCCGCTGCTGTCGCGCCTCGACGCGCCGTTCGTCACGACGCTGCACGGCCGCCTCGACCTGCCGGAGCTGCAGCCCGTATTCGACGCGTTCCCGAACGCGCCCGTCGTGTCGATCTCGGATTCGCAGCGCACGCCACTGCCGCAGGCCGGCTGGGCGGGCACCGTCTATCACGGGCTGCCCGACACGTTGCTCACGCCGCAGGCCGGCCGCCAGCCCGAGTATCTCGCGTTCCTCGGCCGCATCTGCCCGGAAAAGCGCGTCGACACCGCGATCCGGATCGCCGCGCAAAGCGGCCTGCCGCTCAAGATTGCCGCGAAAGTCGACAAGGTCGACGAGGATTATTTCAAGGCCGAGATCGAACCGCTCCTCGATTCCGCGCACGTCGAGTTCATCGGCGAGATCAACGAAGCGCAGAAGCCCGCGTTCCTGTCGGGCGCGAAGGCGCTGCTGTTCCCGATCGACTGGCCCGAGCCGTTCGGCCTCGTGATGATCGAGGCGATGGCGTGCGGCACGCCCGTCGTCGCGTTCAACCGCGGCTCCGTGCCGGAAGTCATCGACGACGGCCTCACGGGCTTCATCGTCGAGGACGTGCAGGGCGCCGTGGGCGCGCTGCACCGGATCGACGAATTGTCACGCGATGCAATCCGCGCGCAATTCGAGCAACGTTTCAGCTCGCATGCAATGGCGCGGCGCTATATCGACATCTATGAAACGCTGCGCGACGCATCCAAGCAGCCGCAATGGCGACGCGTAGCGGCGGGTTAA
- the flhD gene encoding flagellar transcriptional regulator FlhD — MSATSEMLAEINEVNLSYLLLAQRLLREDKVMGMFRMGISGELADVLVNLTLAQTVKLAASNQMLCRFRFDDHALLSSLADKGRNSAVAHAHSAILMAGQPVESFR; from the coding sequence ATGAGCGCAACCAGCGAAATGCTCGCCGAGATCAACGAAGTCAACCTGTCTTACCTGCTGCTCGCCCAGCGGCTGTTGCGCGAGGACAAGGTCATGGGCATGTTCCGCATGGGGATTTCGGGGGAACTCGCCGACGTGCTCGTGAACCTGACGCTCGCCCAGACGGTCAAGCTCGCCGCATCGAACCAGATGCTCTGCCGTTTCCGCTTCGACGACCACGCGCTCCTGTCGTCGCTCGCCGACAAGGGCCGCAATTCCGCAGTCGCTCACGCGCATTCGGCGATCCTGATGGCCGGCCAGCCGGTCGAAAGCTTCCGCTGA
- the flhC gene encoding flagellar transcriptional regulator FlhC: protein MASKSVVVEVKEITLAIELIELGARLQLLEAETNLSRDRLIKLYKELKGVSPPKGMLPFSTDWFMTWQPNIHSSLFYNVYRFMREHGGCDSIQSIVKAYRLYLEHVGLSDDEAVLSLTRAWTLVRFFDSGMLETTPCTRCGGHFVAHAHDPHHGYVCGLCQPPSRAGRTRKAAARADQAAIAA, encoded by the coding sequence ATGGCGTCCAAGAGCGTAGTGGTCGAAGTCAAGGAGATCACCCTGGCGATCGAGCTGATCGAGCTGGGCGCGCGGCTGCAACTGCTCGAAGCCGAGACGAACCTGTCGCGCGATCGCCTGATCAAGCTCTACAAGGAACTGAAGGGCGTGTCGCCGCCGAAGGGAATGCTGCCGTTCTCGACCGACTGGTTCATGACGTGGCAGCCGAACATCCATTCGTCGCTGTTCTACAACGTCTACCGCTTCATGCGCGAGCACGGCGGCTGCGATTCGATCCAGTCGATCGTCAAGGCATACCGGCTGTATCTCGAGCACGTCGGGCTGTCCGACGACGAGGCGGTGCTGAGCCTCACGCGCGCGTGGACGCTCGTGCGCTTCTTCGATTCCGGGATGCTGGAGACGACGCCGTGCACCCGTTGCGGCGGACACTTTGTCGCACACGCGCACGACCCACACCACGGCTACGTGTGCGGCCTTTGCCAGCCGCCGTCGCGCGCGGGCAGGACCCGCAAGGCCGCCGCGCGGGCCGACCAGGCCGCAATCGCCGCGTAA
- the motA gene encoding flagellar motor stator protein MotA yields MLIFVGTLVTLLSVFGGYALAGGHLGALVQPVEILMIVGAGVGAFIIGNGIKTIKATLRVLPTLLKGSKYNKDIYMELMALLYVLLAKARKEGTLTLEADIDEPEKSPIFTQYPKILADHHIVEFLTDYLRLMVGGNMNAFEIESLMDEEIETHHAEGEGPAHALMRVGDAMPAFGIVAAVMGVVHTMASADKPPAVLGAMIAQALVGTFLGILLSYGLIGPLSSLAEQRVAESTKMFQCIKVTILASLNGYAPAIAVEFGRKVLFSTERPSFAELEEHVRRVKAK; encoded by the coding sequence GTGCTGATTTTCGTGGGAACTCTCGTGACCTTGTTGTCCGTGTTCGGCGGCTATGCGCTGGCGGGCGGGCACCTGGGCGCGCTCGTGCAACCGGTCGAGATCCTGATGATCGTCGGCGCGGGCGTCGGCGCGTTCATCATCGGCAACGGCATCAAGACGATCAAGGCGACGCTGCGCGTGCTGCCCACGCTGCTCAAGGGCTCGAAGTACAACAAGGACATCTACATGGAGCTGATGGCGCTCCTGTACGTGTTGCTCGCGAAGGCGCGCAAGGAAGGCACGCTCACGCTCGAGGCGGACATCGACGAACCCGAGAAGAGCCCGATCTTCACCCAGTATCCGAAGATCCTCGCCGACCATCACATCGTCGAATTCCTGACCGACTACCTGCGCCTGATGGTGGGCGGCAACATGAACGCGTTCGAGATCGAAAGCCTGATGGACGAGGAGATCGAGACGCACCACGCCGAAGGCGAAGGTCCGGCGCACGCGCTGATGCGCGTCGGCGACGCGATGCCGGCGTTCGGGATCGTCGCCGCGGTGATGGGCGTCGTCCACACGATGGCGTCCGCCGACAAGCCGCCCGCGGTGCTGGGCGCGATGATCGCGCAGGCGCTCGTCGGCACGTTCCTCGGCATCCTGCTGTCGTACGGCCTGATCGGCCCGCTGTCGAGCCTCGCGGAGCAGCGCGTCGCCGAGTCGACCAAGATGTTCCAGTGCATCAAGGTGACGATTCTCGCGAGCCTGAACGGCTATGCGCCTGCGATCGCCGTCGAGTTCGGCCGCAAGGTGCTGTTCTCGACCGAGCGCCCGTCGTTCGCCGAACTCGAAGAGCACGTGCGCCGCGTGAAGGCGAAGTGA
- the motB gene encoding flagellar motor protein MotB has translation MSKGKDQAIIVKRVSQQKKGHHGGAWKLAYADFMTAMMAFFLLMWLLSAVTPVQLKGIADYFNTPLKAAIFGSGDRSADDSSIVKGGGRDISSVEAGATRLTDGSTHLADRVAKKSEDDALAQAQGSLERREQVRLHDLQVKLMAAIEANPTLRQFKQQIRIDSTLMGLRIEIVDTQKRPMFAMSSNAVEPYMRDILREIGKTLNDVPNRIIVQGHTDAVPYAGGEKGYSNWELSADRANASRRELIAGGMDEAKVLRVLGLASTQNLNKADPLDPENRRISIIVLNRKSELALMRDDATTTTLSSDAAGSARLAQQITPPGAADAPALPGASAPAARKP, from the coding sequence ATGAGCAAGGGCAAGGATCAGGCGATCATCGTCAAGCGGGTGAGCCAGCAGAAGAAGGGGCACCACGGTGGTGCATGGAAGCTCGCGTACGCGGACTTCATGACCGCGATGATGGCGTTCTTTCTGTTGATGTGGCTGCTGTCCGCGGTGACGCCCGTGCAGTTGAAGGGGATCGCCGACTACTTCAACACGCCGCTGAAGGCTGCGATCTTCGGCAGCGGCGACCGTAGCGCCGACGATTCGAGCATCGTCAAGGGCGGCGGCCGCGACATCTCGAGCGTCGAAGCCGGCGCGACGCGCCTCACCGACGGCTCCACGCATCTCGCCGACCGCGTCGCGAAGAAGAGCGAAGACGACGCGCTCGCGCAGGCGCAGGGCTCGCTCGAGCGCCGCGAGCAGGTTCGGCTGCACGACCTGCAGGTGAAGCTGATGGCGGCCATCGAGGCAAATCCGACGCTGCGCCAGTTCAAGCAGCAGATCCGCATCGATTCGACGCTGATGGGGCTGCGCATCGAGATCGTCGATACGCAGAAGCGGCCGATGTTCGCGATGTCGAGCAACGCCGTCGAGCCGTACATGCGCGACATCCTGCGCGAGATCGGCAAGACGCTCAACGACGTGCCGAACCGCATCATCGTCCAGGGCCACACTGACGCCGTGCCGTATGCGGGCGGCGAGAAGGGCTACAGCAACTGGGAGCTGTCCGCCGACCGCGCGAACGCGTCGCGCCGCGAGCTGATCGCGGGCGGCATGGACGAGGCGAAGGTGCTGCGCGTGCTCGGCCTCGCGTCGACGCAGAACCTGAACAAGGCGGACCCGCTCGATCCGGAGAACCGCCGGATCAGCATCATCGTGCTGAACCGCAAGTCCGAGCTCGCGCTGATGCGCGACGACGCGACGACGACGACGCTGTCGTCCGACGCGGCCGGCTCGGCGCGGCTCGCGCAGCAGATCACGCCGCCCGGCGCGGCCGACGCGCCCGCGTTGCCGGGCGCGTCGGCCCCCGCCGCGAGGAAACCCTGA
- a CDS encoding response regulator — protein sequence MIRTILAIDDSATMRTLLSATLGEAGYDVTVASDGEVGLDVAMATPFDLVLTDHYMPKKNGLELIAALRSQSAYEATPILVLTTENGDAFKDAARAAGATGWIEKPLDPDALIELVAALSASSSLS from the coding sequence ATGATCCGAACCATTCTCGCCATCGACGACTCCGCCACGATGCGCACGCTGCTCAGCGCGACGCTCGGCGAAGCGGGCTACGACGTGACCGTCGCCTCGGACGGCGAAGTCGGGCTCGATGTCGCGATGGCCACGCCTTTCGACCTGGTGCTGACCGATCACTACATGCCGAAGAAGAATGGCCTCGAGCTGATCGCGGCGCTGCGCTCGCAGTCGGCCTACGAAGCGACGCCGATTCTCGTCCTGACGACCGAGAACGGCGACGCGTTCAAGGATGCGGCGCGCGCGGCGGGCGCGACCGGCTGGATCGAAAAGCCGCTCGACCCGGACGCGCTGATCGAGCTCGTCGCGGCGCTTTCGGCGTCGTCGAGCCTTTCGTGA
- the cheA gene encoding chemotaxis protein CheA has protein sequence MTLDITQFYQTFFDEADELLAQMEQLLLNLDVASPDPEDLAAIFRAAHSIKGGAATFGFTALTETTHILESLLDRARNHELTLTKEMVDAFLETKDVLSDQLADYRASAEPDAAAAAAICAKLERLKASASGAQAAPAAAPAAAQSAAPVVTAEPAASTMGVCGAPEHVVEQAVEAAHPAPGAPGATGGGDGPHLKITLTGVGDKDQELLTEELGNLGRIVGRTKTGDALTLWLETDVSSDDIVAVCCFVIDESQIAIGRGAAPGAGDAQAADAATPVAQQREEAAHETAHEAAAVEAAPEPAAARPAAALVAEARPAAPVAAPSAPAAAPATPAPAAASAAAQHHDDRKPRPAAAASAEGSSIRVGVEKVDQLINLVGELVITQAMLAETTSAFDPALHDRLYNGMAQLERNARDLQEAVMSIRMMPMDYVFSRFPRLVRDLAGKLGKQVELVTFGQATELDKSLIERIIDPLTHLVRNSLDHGIETVEARRAAGKDAVGQLVLSAAHHGGNIVIEVSDDGAGLSRDKILAKAAKQGMQISENISDEEVWNLIFAPGFSTAEVVTDVSGRGVGMDVVKRNIQSMGGHVEISSQAGRGTTTRIVLPLTLAILDGMSVKVGSEIFILPLNFVMESLQPAADDIYTIGNGERVVRVRGEYLPLVALHEVFSVDDARTDPTQGIVTIMQTEGRRFAMLIDELVGQQQVVVKNLETNYRKVYGISAATILGDGSVALIVDVAALNRETRTTHGSHASAALAVS, from the coding sequence ATGACTCTCGATATCACACAGTTCTATCAGACGTTCTTCGACGAAGCCGACGAGTTGCTCGCGCAGATGGAGCAACTGCTGCTGAACCTGGACGTCGCGTCGCCCGATCCCGAGGATCTGGCGGCTATCTTCCGCGCCGCGCATTCGATCAAGGGCGGCGCCGCGACGTTCGGCTTCACCGCGCTCACGGAAACGACGCACATCCTCGAATCGCTGCTCGATCGCGCGCGCAATCATGAGCTCACCCTGACGAAGGAGATGGTCGACGCGTTCCTCGAGACGAAGGACGTGCTGTCCGACCAGCTCGCCGACTACCGCGCGAGCGCCGAGCCCGATGCGGCCGCCGCGGCCGCGATCTGCGCGAAGCTCGAGCGGCTGAAGGCGTCGGCGAGCGGCGCGCAGGCGGCGCCCGCCGCGGCGCCGGCCGCCGCTCAATCGGCCGCGCCCGTCGTCACGGCTGAGCCGGCCGCGTCGACGATGGGCGTGTGCGGCGCGCCCGAGCACGTCGTCGAGCAGGCGGTCGAGGCCGCGCACCCGGCGCCCGGCGCGCCTGGCGCCACGGGCGGCGGCGATGGCCCGCATCTGAAGATCACGCTGACGGGCGTCGGCGACAAGGACCAGGAACTGCTGACCGAGGAGCTCGGCAATCTCGGGCGGATCGTCGGCCGCACGAAGACGGGCGACGCGCTCACGCTGTGGCTCGAGACCGACGTGTCGTCGGACGACATCGTCGCCGTGTGCTGCTTCGTGATCGACGAAAGCCAGATCGCGATCGGCCGCGGCGCTGCGCCGGGCGCGGGCGACGCGCAGGCGGCGGACGCCGCGACGCCGGTGGCGCAGCAGCGGGAGGAAGCCGCCCACGAAACCGCCCATGAAGCCGCGGCCGTTGAAGCCGCGCCGGAACCGGCGGCGGCCCGGCCGGCAGCGGCGCTCGTCGCCGAAGCGCGGCCGGCCGCGCCAGTCGCCGCACCGAGCGCACCTGCCGCCGCGCCCGCCACGCCGGCGCCGGCCGCGGCATCCGCCGCCGCGCAGCATCACGACGACCGCAAGCCGCGACCGGCCGCCGCCGCGAGCGCGGAGGGCAGCTCGATTCGCGTCGGCGTGGAGAAGGTCGACCAGTTGATCAACCTCGTCGGCGAGCTCGTGATCACGCAGGCGATGCTCGCCGAGACGACGAGCGCGTTCGATCCGGCGCTGCACGACCGCCTGTACAACGGGATGGCGCAGCTCGAGCGCAACGCGCGCGATCTGCAGGAAGCGGTGATGTCGATCCGGATGATGCCGATGGATTACGTGTTCAGCCGCTTCCCGCGGCTCGTGCGCGATCTCGCGGGCAAGCTCGGCAAGCAGGTCGAGCTCGTCACGTTCGGCCAGGCGACCGAGCTCGACAAGAGTCTCATCGAACGGATCATCGATCCGCTGACGCACCTCGTGCGCAACAGCCTCGATCACGGGATCGAGACCGTCGAGGCGCGCCGCGCGGCAGGCAAGGACGCGGTCGGCCAGCTCGTGCTGTCGGCCGCGCACCACGGCGGCAACATCGTGATCGAGGTCAGCGACGACGGCGCGGGCCTGAGCCGCGACAAGATCCTCGCGAAGGCGGCCAAGCAGGGGATGCAGATCTCCGAGAACATCAGCGACGAAGAAGTGTGGAACCTGATCTTCGCGCCGGGCTTCTCGACCGCCGAAGTCGTGACCGACGTGTCGGGCCGCGGCGTCGGGATGGACGTCGTCAAGCGCAACATCCAGTCGATGGGCGGGCACGTCGAAATTTCGTCGCAGGCCGGTCGCGGCACGACGACGCGGATCGTGCTGCCGCTCACGCTCGCGATTCTCGACGGGATGTCGGTGAAGGTGGGCAGCGAGATCTTCATCCTGCCGCTGAACTTCGTGATGGAGTCGCTGCAGCCGGCGGCCGACGACATCTACACGATCGGCAACGGCGAGCGCGTCGTGCGCGTGCGCGGCGAATACCTGCCGCTCGTCGCGCTGCACGAGGTGTTCTCGGTCGACGACGCGCGCACCGATCCGACGCAGGGCATCGTCACGATCATGCAGACGGAAGGCCGCCGCTTCGCGATGCTGATCGACGAGCTGGTCGGCCAGCAGCAGGTGGTCGTCAAGAACCTCGAGACGAACTACCGCAAGGTGTACGGCATTTCGGCCGCGACGATTCTCGGCGACGGCAGCGTCGCGCTGATCGTCGACGTCGCGGCGCTCAATCGCGAGACCCGCACGACGCACGGCTCGCACGCGAGCGCCGCGCTCGCGGTGTCCTAA